Proteins from a single region of Labedella gwakjiensis:
- a CDS encoding SDR family oxidoreductase: MRFLIIGGSGQVGSRLTSRLRELGHEVAVGSRDTGVDAVTGEGLGDAMIGADVVVDVLNTGEMDAAAATAFFRGTTERLLAAEHSTGVRHHVLLSIVGADRARANGYYVGKVAQEEAVRDGDIPFTIVRATQFHHFVPTIADWLTFDGTVRAGELLLQLVDVDDVVDLLAEVALGAPMGDTVDLAGPERFRLDDLLRATLAAASDERIVRSVEGSVLGADAADSLVPLGSHRTGTRRYPVPVPSGGEHTA; this comes from the coding sequence ATGAGATTTCTCATCATCGGCGGAAGTGGACAGGTCGGGAGCCGCCTCACCTCGCGGTTGCGCGAACTCGGCCACGAGGTCGCGGTCGGCTCACGGGACACCGGGGTCGACGCCGTGACCGGGGAGGGACTCGGCGATGCGATGATCGGCGCGGACGTCGTCGTCGACGTCCTCAACACCGGAGAGATGGATGCCGCGGCGGCGACGGCGTTCTTCCGCGGCACGACCGAGCGCCTCCTCGCCGCGGAGCACTCCACGGGAGTGCGGCACCACGTGCTCCTGTCGATCGTCGGCGCAGATCGGGCCCGCGCGAACGGTTACTACGTGGGCAAGGTCGCTCAGGAGGAGGCGGTGCGCGACGGCGACATCCCGTTCACCATCGTGCGCGCGACGCAGTTCCACCACTTCGTTCCGACGATCGCCGACTGGCTGACCTTCGACGGCACGGTGCGGGCCGGGGAGCTGCTGCTCCAACTCGTCGACGTGGACGACGTCGTCGATCTCCTCGCAGAGGTCGCACTCGGCGCCCCCATGGGCGACACCGTCGATCTAGCCGGACCGGAACGGTTCCGTCTCGACGACCTCCTGCGGGCGACTCTCGCCGCCGCGTCGGACGAACGGATCGTGCGCTCCGTCGAGGGCAGCGTGCTCGGGGCGGATGCCGCCGATTCCCTCGTCCCTCTCGGCTCCCACCGCACGGGCACACGACGGTATCCCGTGCCGGTCCCGAGCGGCGGGGAGCACACGGCGTGA
- a CDS encoding PadR family transcriptional regulator, with protein MTPPIPDVSAQLRKGVVEYCILGLLSREPMYGWQLSETLVRSGLIASIGTLYPVLARLRERGLVTTFEDATGTGPVRKYYRLTASGTELLADFREQWPAFSLTVGSMIRGEAPIDIPTDPSLDPPHEGTHPDA; from the coding sequence ATGACACCTCCGATCCCCGACGTCAGTGCGCAGCTGCGCAAGGGCGTCGTGGAGTACTGCATCCTCGGGCTGCTGTCGCGCGAGCCGATGTACGGGTGGCAGCTGTCTGAGACGCTCGTGCGGTCGGGGCTCATCGCGAGCATCGGCACGCTCTATCCCGTGCTGGCCCGACTGCGGGAACGCGGACTCGTCACGACGTTCGAGGACGCGACCGGAACCGGCCCCGTGCGGAAGTACTACCGACTCACCGCCTCGGGCACCGAACTGCTCGCCGACTTCCGGGAGCAGTGGCCCGCCTTCTCCCTCACCGTCGGATCGATGATCCGCGGCGAGGCACCCATCGACATCCCCACGGACCCCTCACTCGACCCCCCGCACGAAGGGACACACCCCGATGCCTGA
- a CDS encoding SDR family oxidoreductase, which produces MRIAIAGGTGTVGRLVVDSARSRGHEVVVLSRASGVDVLGGAGIYPALEGADVLIDVLNTTTLSTAKAVAFFTAASRSLLAAEERVGVPHHVALSIVGIDGIDTSYYAGKLAQESVIAGSSVPHTIARAAQFHEFAQQIAAQTTIGPLTVAPRTLSRPVAAREVAGHLITIAEAPPSGRAPDLVGPRNETLASMIRRTYAHDGIRRRVLDVRFPGAYGAGLASGSLRGGDRTQLVAPTTFDEWLASGHRRP; this is translated from the coding sequence GTGAGGATCGCGATCGCCGGGGGGACCGGCACCGTCGGGCGGCTCGTGGTCGATTCCGCCCGCTCGCGCGGTCACGAGGTCGTCGTGCTGTCGCGCGCGTCGGGGGTGGACGTACTCGGCGGCGCGGGCATCTATCCCGCGCTCGAGGGGGCCGACGTGCTCATCGACGTGCTCAACACCACCACGCTGTCGACCGCGAAGGCCGTCGCCTTCTTCACGGCGGCCTCCCGATCCCTGCTCGCCGCGGAGGAGCGGGTCGGTGTTCCGCATCACGTGGCCCTGTCCATCGTGGGGATCGACGGCATCGATACGAGCTACTACGCCGGCAAGCTGGCCCAAGAGAGCGTCATCGCCGGATCGTCCGTCCCGCACACCATCGCCCGGGCCGCGCAGTTCCACGAGTTCGCGCAGCAGATCGCGGCGCAGACGACGATCGGGCCGCTGACGGTGGCACCCCGCACCCTGTCGCGGCCCGTCGCGGCGCGCGAGGTGGCCGGACACCTGATCACGATCGCCGAGGCGCCCCCGTCCGGTCGGGCGCCCGACCTCGTCGGCCCGCGGAACGAGACGCTCGCGAGCATGATCCGGCGGACGTACGCGCACGACGGGATCCGTCGCCGCGTGCTCGACGTGCGATTCCCTGGCGCCTACGGCGCCGGACTCGCCTCGGGTTCGTTGCGCGGCGGCGACCGCACGCAGCTCGTCGCCCCGACCACGTTCGACGAGTGGCTCGCTTCCGGGCATCGGCGCCCATGA
- a CDS encoding helix-turn-helix domain-containing protein, which yields MLRAGGVTKNVTVPVSAGLLSDTEGYFGALTAYRRGDVGPIIEAMSDAAFAAIANGRSLEADITRIAAGWDRAVRARRDSSVHRLMDLLLRQPVVTIKLIARELGISEPAADGSVTKLVDAGILTQATAGRRNRHWQADEVLAALDGFAGRARRKRSGS from the coding sequence ATGCTTCGGGCAGGTGGCGTCACGAAGAACGTGACGGTGCCGGTATCGGCCGGCCTGCTCAGCGACACCGAGGGTTACTTCGGTGCTCTCACCGCCTATCGGAGGGGAGACGTCGGTCCGATCATCGAGGCCATGTCCGATGCCGCGTTCGCGGCTATCGCCAACGGTCGGTCCTTGGAAGCTGACATCACGCGCATCGCCGCCGGCTGGGACCGCGCGGTCCGAGCGCGCAGAGACTCCTCCGTCCACCGCCTGATGGATCTCCTGCTGCGCCAACCCGTCGTCACCATCAAGCTCATCGCCCGTGAACTCGGTATCAGTGAGCCTGCGGCGGACGGCTCCGTGACGAAGCTCGTCGACGCCGGGATCCTGACGCAGGCGACGGCCGGGCGACGCAATCGCCACTGGCAGGCCGACGAGGTACTCGCAGCCCTCGACGGGTTCGCCGGGCGAGCGCGCCGCAAGCGGAGCGGGAGCTGA
- the sigJ gene encoding RNA polymerase sigma factor SigJ — MTGNDPHDDVAAGPSSDDLPDVFVERRRLVAIGYRMLGTLAEAEDAVQETYVRWYRMTDAERAAIVNPPGWLTRVMSRVCLDVLGSARVRRERYVGEWLPEPVPADLFAGSAPPAPRTAHGDPLDSVVLDDEVSTALLIVMESMTPAERVAFVLHDVFAVPFDEIAGIVDRSADAVRQLATSARRRVRSYDAVPRSTHEHDDVMLAFAAACAGGDLTALMGLLDPSVALRADGGGVVSAARRPVLGVSNVARFLLGIFQKQPALALQEHRTGDGLAFATVDGGDLRGVLNARVRDGRITDVWIQVNPQKLTAWSTAR, encoded by the coding sequence ATGACCGGGAATGATCCCCACGACGACGTGGCCGCCGGTCCATCGAGCGACGACCTGCCCGACGTGTTCGTGGAGCGCCGCCGGCTCGTCGCGATCGGCTACCGCATGCTCGGCACGCTCGCCGAGGCGGAGGACGCCGTGCAGGAGACCTACGTGCGGTGGTACCGGATGACGGACGCCGAACGGGCGGCGATCGTGAATCCGCCGGGATGGTTGACGCGCGTGATGAGCCGCGTCTGCCTCGACGTGCTCGGTTCGGCTCGCGTCCGTCGCGAACGCTACGTGGGCGAGTGGCTGCCCGAACCCGTGCCGGCCGACCTGTTCGCGGGATCCGCTCCCCCCGCACCGCGGACCGCGCACGGCGACCCGCTCGACAGCGTCGTGCTCGACGATGAGGTGAGCACCGCGCTCCTCATCGTGATGGAGAGCATGACGCCGGCTGAGCGTGTCGCCTTCGTCCTGCACGATGTGTTCGCGGTGCCCTTCGACGAGATCGCGGGGATCGTGGACCGGAGCGCCGACGCGGTTCGCCAGCTAGCAACCTCGGCGCGCCGCCGGGTGCGTTCCTACGATGCCGTCCCGCGCAGTACGCACGAGCACGACGACGTCATGCTCGCCTTCGCCGCTGCGTGCGCGGGCGGCGACCTCACGGCCCTGATGGGCCTGCTCGACCCGTCCGTCGCCCTCCGCGCCGACGGCGGCGGAGTGGTGAGCGCGGCCCGGCGACCGGTGCTCGGCGTGTCGAACGTCGCTCGCTTCCTGCTCGGCATCTTCCAGAAGCAGCCGGCACTCGCCCTCCAGGAGCACCGCACGGGAGACGGCCTCGCGTTCGCGACGGTGGACGGCGGCGATCTGCGCGGCGTCCTGAACGCGCGGGTCCGGGACGGACGCATCACCGACGTGTGGATCCAGGTGAACCCGCAGAAGCTCACCGCCTGGTCGACGGCGCGCTGA